GGGTCATCATCGATCCCGCCTTCGAAATAGCGGCCACGGCGAAGGTGCTGAGCATTCCCCCGGAGACAACCATTGTGGTGAGACGATTAACGGACAATGGTCCGTTTTCTGATATGCGCAGGAAGAAGATCCTCCTGACCCAAAGGGGCGTCGCCTTTATAGAGTTTGAAGGAGAGAGACTTGACCTCTCGTGGCTCATGAAGAGACTCGGAGAGAGGGAAATCGCTTCGCTCATGGTCGAGGGCGGTTCTTCTCTGAATGCGCATGCCCTCCACGACGGGATCGTCGACAAGGTGCTCTTCTTCATCGCACCGAAAATTATCGGCGGCAAAGACTCCTCTCCGGCTGTCGGAGGGAAAACATTCCGCAGACTCGAAGATGCCTTTTCGCTGAGAGATGTGAAAGTCAGGAGATTGGGAAGTGATCTTCTTGTCGAAGGGTATTTATAGTCTTGAATAATCTCTTTCATTTAGCACAAGCTCCTTCTTCGTCTTGAGGACAAGGGGGGTAACTGTGCCGATCATGAAAACGACTCCTCCCACCAAGGCCCACGCTGCGCCTGGCTCTCTGTATATTTCAAGAAGAACCGCCCTTTCGGGGAATGCCCGGAGGTCTTTCACGTGAACACCAATGCCTTCGTGGAATGAAGGTCTGTTCGGCATAAGCACGCCTTCTCCCGCGATTCGTCCGCCTGTCCAATAGGAGATACTCACGGTCCCGTCACTCAGATACCCGTAAGAGTCAACAGATATCAGTATGTCTCGAACACTCAAGGCGGAACCGTTTGGCAACTGCAGAACCGTTCCCTCACGGGCAACAGCGAGACTCCTAAAGCCCCCTATCGAACTCATGAAATGTGCCAGAAACATGCAGAGAAACCCGATATGAATTATCTGCGGCGATATGAGAATGAGCCACCCCGCCACCTTTTTCTTGTTAAGCAGAGACTGGACGCTACAGACCAGGGTATTCACAGCCAACAAGGCGATAATAGCCATGGCCACCCACAACCACCACGTTGTACCCACTGGCGCCTGAACAATCCACTCCAGGAGGGGGAGAGCATGGATTGACTGAACCGCATTGTTTGCCGGCATAATACATGCCCCTGCAAAGAGCACAATGAGGAGAAAAAGAAGAAGCACCACCGATGTTTTCAAGGAACCGAGGACTTCCATGGGCCGTTTTATGATGATCCCTAAAGGGTGTGTGAGCTCTTCATGAGAAGGCTTGCCCCGAGATACGTGATAACTACAATGACAAAGCCTGTCATGCCTAATATCACGGAAGGGTTGCCAATCCACCACGATTGCAATCTGGCGTGGAGATACAGAGTGTGGAACAGCCACAAAATGCTTGTCCAGAGTTCTTTCGGCGTCCAAAGCCAGTACGTCCCCCACGCGAGGTAGGCCCAGACCCCGCCGAATATCATCGAAAATGAAAAGCAGCAATAACCGACAAGGATAGTCCTGTACTGCAAACCCTCTCCTAGCGTATCCCTCTCCCTCAGGCATGTTAATCCTATGATCGCTCCGATACCGAAAAGGGCATAGGAAAAAAAGGCGAGAACCACATGGAGCTCGAACCAGACCGTATCGAGTACCGGCGGCAGGGGTGTATTGTGCTGTTTTGCCATCAAGGCGAAAGCGGTCAGAACAGCCGAGAGAACGGCAGTGCTGCGAAAGAATAGCGGTTTTTTGAGAAGGACGTAAAAGGGGATCGTGAACGCCACGATAGCCGCAGAAAGAAAGGTGAGGGTATCATGAGGTCCCACAAGGGGAAGCCTGCCCAAGGCCACGCCCCTGAAAAGCAGGTAGCCGGCCTGAGGGACAAGGCCCACGTAGAGGAAAGGCCGTTTCCAAATCCCCAAGAGATAGAGGGGCAGAGCTGCAATGGCTATCCAGAGCATGAGACTATTTTACATCATCTCCCCATGGTTTCCTGAAGACGATCTTTATTTACTGCTTCAGTTGGTCGCCACTTGAAACCCTTCTCTTGTTACAGGTAATCTTAAGAATACCTTATGATAAAAGTCTTCTATTCACCGCCGGGTCTCAATGTTTCCGAAACGCTCTTCAGGTACGCCCTCAAGGATTATTCTCTCAATTCTTACCACGATTATTCGGGCATCCTTTCTGTAGTCCCCTCTTCACTCATGGCGCGTGAATCTCAGAAGATATTTCACAGACTTGTAGCCGGCGAGTCTCATGGAATATGCTACATCCCCCCTGATGTGGTGACTCTGGATCAGCTCGCAAGGAAGGTTTACGCACTCTTCGGAGACAAGAGGGTGCTGGATGATTCGCTTGTCCCCGTAATCCTTTCCCTGATCTCACGAAGAGGACTCGGTTTCTCATCACTCGTCGCGCACTTCATCCGGGACATCGACAACAGATATCCGGATCAAGGAATCGATGAGATCAGAGGAATCTTCGACGAGATTTTTCGAGACCTCGGCATCCCGGAACCGGCAGCGAACATCTGCATCGAGTCTCTTGACCTTTATGACAGATTCAAAACCTTTCTGGACGAGAAGGGTGTCGCGAGAAGGGAGGATCTACTCCGCTTCGGGAGGGACCGCTTTCCTCTGGTGTCGGGGAAAATCGTCATCATCAACGGATTTTATGATCCCGTCAACTCTGAAAGGGATGCCCTGAGGGCCCTGATCGAGCGCGCAGAGCTCTCCCTCATCGCGCTGCCCTTCGACCCGGAGCACAGCGGCCTGAGTGAAGGGTATATCAGTTTTCTGAAGGAGATCGCGCCGCTTGAGGAGATACCGATGGGTATAGCCCCTAAAGGGGAATCCCGATTGTCACTTCGCGACGCGGGTAGCCGTGAACGTCCGGACGGCGACCGTTTTGTTTATCACCCCTATTCCGATCCCGAGGAAGAGGTCGAGGGAATCGCGAAGAAGATAAAATCTCTTGCTCTCTCGGAAAGGTTCGGTCGGCTCGAAGAAATTGTTGTCGCTTTTCCCGATCTCCCCCGATACGCCCCTCTCGTCGAACGGGTCTTCAGGCGATACGGCATTCCTTTCGTTCTCTCCCTGCGAAAACCCCTCGGCATGCGAAGGAGGTTCCTCGACCTCATCTGCCTCCTCGTATCCGTGGCGGGCAACTATCCGCGATTGAAATTCGCGCAGTTCCTCGCTTCCGACGCCTTCACGAAAATTCCCGAGGCCCTGAGGCGGTGCGTTCCCCTCTTTTCCCTCCAGTCAGGGATCGTATCCGGTAAGGAGTCATGGCTTTCCCTGATCGCCGAAGGCTCTGAGGCGATAGACATGGAGCGACTCCCGAAAGATGAGATCGAGAAAGGTCTTCTCTGGGTCTTCGACAAATTAGAGATCCTCGAGGAGCACAGATCCGGCTCGACGTTTCATCTCTACGGGGATATGCTCGGGAACCTTCTCGATGAATTCGGCTTCATAGCGGTACTGCCCTACGTCCCGGCTGGGGGGAATGAATCCGGAGGTCCTTTACCGGAGGAAAAGAAGGCCTTTCAGGAGGTCATGGAACGCCTTTCCCTGCTCGGTGAACTCTATCCGGGAAGTGTCAGCCTCACTGAATTCACCCAAGTGCTCGCTCATCTCCTCAATGCCTCACCGGTTGAGGAAAAGGGTTACGGCGTCAGGGTCATGGATTTCTTTGAGGCGCCTGGATTGTCTCCCGGATTTCTCTACCTCGGAGGACTCACTGACAGGGCGATGCCGAGGAGACAGGAGACCGACTATTTCCTGCCCGACAGCGCCAAGAAAAGGGCCGGTTTTACCCACCTCGATAAGTATCTTGAACTCCAGAGGTTTATCTTCTCCCGTCTCGCAACCTCCTCAATGAATATCCATCTCTCCTATCCCCAAACAGATGGAGAAGACACGCTTCTTCACTCTTCGTTCCTCTATTCGGGAGAAGAGATGAAGGAGGATATCCCCGGAATATTTTCGAAGGAGGAGCAGCTCACGAGAACCGGCAGCAGACCCCTTGCGTCGCGCATAACGGAAGTGAGAGACGCCTCCCATGGATCACGCTTCCGGGCGTATCTGAAGGTTACGGACGTCGATGCCTACAGGTTCTGTCCGAGAAAATTCTTCATTGAACGGGTGGCCGAGATGTCGCCCCTCTCCGTGAAGGAATATGAGGTCGAGGCGATAACCCTCGGAAACATCCTTCATAGAATCATGGAGAAGATTATACCGCAGCCGATGAAGGACCTCGAGAATCTCGGCACGAGAGCGGCAGAAATCGCAGAGGGCGTCATCGGCGAAAAGAAGATAGGCGATTACTGGAAGGCGCTCATCAGGGACACGTTTCTCGAGATACTGCCTGATATCATCGAGAGAGAACGCGAAATACGGGCCGAGGGGTATGTATCAAGCTCTGTCGAAAGATCCATCTCCGGCGAGCCTCTCGATGGGATAATGCTAAAAGGCAAGATAGATCGCTTCGACAGGATCGGCGATTCGGTCCAGATAATCGATTATAAAACAGGTGCGGCCGGTCTCAACTGCTCCCAGGTTGTGAGGGGGAATGAAAACCTCCAGCTCTTCCTCTATGCGGCGATCCTGAAGAGCCAGGGTTATCGGGTGGAGCGGGTCGGAGTTTACTCTCTCAAGGATGTTCGGATCAAGTGGTGCCCGTCGGTGAGGGCATGCAGGGG
The DNA window shown above is from Thermodesulfovibrionales bacterium and carries:
- a CDS encoding PD-(D/E)XK nuclease family protein, whose protein sequence is MIKVFYSPPGLNVSETLFRYALKDYSLNSYHDYSGILSVVPSSLMARESQKIFHRLVAGESHGICYIPPDVVTLDQLARKVYALFGDKRVLDDSLVPVILSLISRRGLGFSSLVAHFIRDIDNRYPDQGIDEIRGIFDEIFRDLGIPEPAANICIESLDLYDRFKTFLDEKGVARREDLLRFGRDRFPLVSGKIVIINGFYDPVNSERDALRALIERAELSLIALPFDPEHSGLSEGYISFLKEIAPLEEIPMGIAPKGESRLSLRDAGSRERPDGDRFVYHPYSDPEEEVEGIAKKIKSLALSERFGRLEEIVVAFPDLPRYAPLVERVFRRYGIPFVLSLRKPLGMRRRFLDLICLLVSVAGNYPRLKFAQFLASDAFTKIPEALRRCVPLFSLQSGIVSGKESWLSLIAEGSEAIDMERLPKDEIEKGLLWVFDKLEILEEHRSGSTFHLYGDMLGNLLDEFGFIAVLPYVPAGGNESGGPLPEEKKAFQEVMERLSLLGELYPGSVSLTEFTQVLAHLLNASPVEEKGYGVRVMDFFEAPGLSPGFLYLGGLTDRAMPRRQETDYFLPDSAKKRAGFTHLDKYLELQRFIFSRLATSSMNIHLSYPQTDGEDTLLHSSFLYSGEEMKEDIPGIFSKEEQLTRTGSRPLASRITEVRDASHGSRFRAYLKVTDVDAYRFCPRKFFIERVAEMSPLSVKEYEVEAITLGNILHRIMEKIIPQPMKDLENLGTRAAEIAEGVIGEKKIGDYWKALIRDTFLEILPDIIEREREIRAEGYVSSSVERSISGEPLDGIMLKGKIDRFDRIGDSVQIIDYKTGAAGLNCSQVVRGNENLQLFLYAAILKSQGYRVERVGVYSLKDVRIKWCPSVRACRGGDRGTIDDYIVASLGFLEEAARGLRAGDFTARPLQEYNCRNCHEYSLCPYIQQ
- the ccsA gene encoding cytochrome c biogenesis protein CcsA — protein: MLWIAIAALPLYLLGIWKRPFLYVGLVPQAGYLLFRGVALGRLPLVGPHDTLTFLSAAIVAFTIPFYVLLKKPLFFRSTAVLSAVLTAFALMAKQHNTPLPPVLDTVWFELHVVLAFFSYALFGIGAIIGLTCLRERDTLGEGLQYRTILVGYCCFSFSMIFGGVWAYLAWGTYWLWTPKELWTSILWLFHTLYLHARLQSWWIGNPSVILGMTGFVIVVITYLGASLLMKSSHTL
- a CDS encoding dihydrofolate reductase family protein; translation: VIIDPAFEIAATAKVLSIPPETTIVVRRLTDNGPFSDMRRKKILLTQRGVAFIEFEGERLDLSWLMKRLGEREIASLMVEGGSSLNAHALHDGIVDKVLFFIAPKIIGGKDSSPAVGGKTFRRLEDAFSLRDVKVRRLGSDLLVEGYL